A part of Desulfofundulus salinus genomic DNA contains:
- the rplO gene encoding 50S ribosomal protein L15 encodes MAQLHDLRPNPGARTKPTRKGQGIGSGLGKTAGRGHKGQKARSGGGVRPGFEGGQMPLQRRIPKRGFTNARFKKEIVAVNIDVLNRFEDGAVITPETLLSERIIKKLGDGVKILGEGQLEKALTVRAHAFSKSAVEKIEAAGGKAEVI; translated from the coding sequence GTGGCTCAACTGCACGACCTGCGTCCCAACCCGGGGGCGCGTACCAAACCAACCCGCAAGGGGCAGGGTATCGGTTCCGGGTTAGGAAAAACGGCCGGCCGGGGGCACAAGGGACAAAAGGCGCGTTCCGGCGGCGGGGTGAGGCCCGGTTTTGAAGGCGGCCAGATGCCCCTGCAGCGGCGCATACCCAAGCGGGGTTTTACCAACGCGCGCTTTAAGAAGGAGATAGTGGCCGTAAATATTGATGTTTTAAACCGTTTTGAAGACGGTGCGGTAATAACGCCGGAAACGCTCCTGTCGGAACGGATAATCAAAAAGCTGGGTGATGGAGTAAAGATCCTGGGCGAAGGGCAGCTGGAAAAGGCGCTCACCGTGCGGGCCCACGCCTTCAGCAAATCGGCGGTGGAAAAGATTGAAGCTGCCGGCGGCAAGGCTGAGGTGATCTAG
- the secY gene encoding preprotein translocase subunit SecY, whose product MLDSLKSAVRIDELRSKLLFTLAMLFVFRIGAHIPVPGVNTEVFAKLLETGALFGFFDVISGGAFKNFSIFAMSITPYINASIIMQLLTVVIPSLERLAKEGEEGRKKIVQYTRYLTVVLAFVQAIGISFALRNQNVLVSPTVGHYLLVALTLTAGTAFLMWIGEQITEKGIGNGISLLIFAGIVSRVPAGVVRVVEYLQAGTINILSVILLVVIGALVIAAIVAVNEGQRRIPVQYAKRVVGRRIYGGQSTHLPLRVNQAGVIPVIFASSILMFPEQLATWFQNTWFGNWYLAYFAWGTPIHTIIYALLVIGFTYFYTAVIMNPVDIAENIKKYGGFIPGIRPGRPTAEYISRVMSRVTLAGAIFLALIAILPNFVLLATRIPQIYFGGTALLIVVGVALDTMKQVESHMLMRSYQGFIR is encoded by the coding sequence GTGCTGGACAGCCTCAAAAGTGCCGTCAGGATTGATGAGCTGCGTTCAAAACTTCTCTTTACCCTGGCCATGCTCTTTGTTTTCCGCATCGGCGCTCATATTCCCGTGCCGGGGGTCAACACCGAAGTTTTTGCGAAACTGCTGGAAACGGGAGCCCTTTTCGGCTTCTTTGACGTGATCTCCGGTGGAGCCTTCAAAAATTTTTCTATCTTTGCCATGAGTATTACACCTTACATTAACGCTTCCATCATCATGCAGCTTCTGACGGTGGTCATTCCCTCCCTGGAGCGGCTGGCCAAGGAAGGGGAAGAGGGCCGGAAAAAAATCGTCCAGTACACCCGCTACCTCACCGTCGTGCTGGCGTTTGTCCAGGCTATCGGTATCAGCTTCGCCCTGCGCAACCAGAATGTGCTGGTGAGCCCCACCGTCGGTCACTACCTCCTGGTGGCCCTGACCCTGACCGCCGGGACGGCCTTCCTGATGTGGATCGGGGAGCAGATTACCGAAAAGGGCATTGGCAACGGCATCTCGCTTTTGATCTTTGCCGGTATTGTCTCCCGGGTTCCGGCGGGCGTTGTGCGGGTGGTGGAGTACCTGCAGGCCGGGACAATCAACATCTTGAGCGTGATCCTGCTCGTGGTCATTGGCGCACTGGTCATTGCCGCCATTGTGGCCGTCAATGAGGGGCAGCGGCGCATTCCCGTGCAGTACGCCAAGCGCGTGGTGGGACGCCGGATATACGGCGGGCAGTCCACTCACCTGCCCTTGAGGGTGAACCAGGCCGGCGTTATCCCGGTGATCTTTGCTTCTTCCATTTTGATGTTTCCGGAACAGCTTGCCACCTGGTTTCAAAACACCTGGTTCGGCAACTGGTACCTGGCCTATTTTGCCTGGGGTACGCCCATACACACCATCATTTACGCCCTTTTGGTGATTGGCTTTACCTATTTCTACACGGCAGTGATCATGAACCCGGTGGATATTGCTGAAAACATCAAGAAGTACGGCGGCTTCATCCCGGGCATCCGGCCCGGACGCCCCACGGCCGAGTATATCAGCCGGGTCATGAGCCGGGTAACTCTGGCGGGGGCTATTTTCCTGGCCTTGATTGCCATCCTGCCGAACTTTGTCCTGCTGGCTACCCGCATCCCCCAGATTTACTTTGGCGGCACCGCCCTGTTGATTGTGGTTGGGGTGGCCCTGGATACCATGAAGCAGGTTGAATCACACATGTTGATGCGCAGCTACCAGGGTTTTATCAGGTAG
- the map gene encoding type I methionyl aminopeptidase, protein MIMIKSQRELRYMRDAGRVVAGVLGELSRAIKPGVTTAELDRLAEDFILARGARPAFKGLYGFPASICTSVNEQVVHGIPGLRKLESGDIISIDVGAEINGYFGDGAATFPVGEVSPEAKKLLAVTEEALYEGIRFARQGNRLSDISHAVQSYVEKHGFSVVREYVGHGIGRSMHEEPQVPNFGKPGRGPRLKAGMTLAIEPMVNAGTHEVRTLGDNWTVVTGDSRLSAHFEHTVAITDGEPEILTRL, encoded by the coding sequence ATGATCATGATTAAATCGCAGCGGGAACTGCGCTACATGCGCGACGCCGGCCGCGTGGTGGCGGGTGTCCTGGGCGAGCTCTCCCGGGCCATTAAACCGGGGGTGACCACCGCAGAACTGGACCGTCTGGCTGAGGACTTTATCCTGGCCCGGGGTGCCAGGCCCGCGTTCAAGGGCCTCTATGGTTTTCCGGCCAGCATCTGCACCTCGGTCAACGAGCAGGTGGTGCACGGTATCCCCGGTTTAAGAAAACTGGAAAGTGGAGATATTATCAGTATTGACGTCGGAGCGGAAATAAATGGATATTTTGGGGACGGTGCAGCCACCTTTCCGGTAGGTGAGGTTTCCCCGGAGGCAAAAAAACTGCTGGCCGTAACCGAAGAAGCTTTGTACGAAGGTATTCGCTTTGCCCGGCAGGGTAACCGGCTGTCGGATATTTCCCATGCCGTACAGAGCTATGTGGAGAAACACGGGTTCTCTGTGGTCCGGGAATACGTGGGCCACGGTATTGGCCGGAGCATGCATGAGGAGCCACAGGTGCCCAACTTCGGAAAGCCGGGACGGGGTCCCAGGCTGAAGGCGGGAATGACTTTAGCCATTGAACCGATGGTCAATGCGGGTACCCATGAGGTACGCACCCTTGGGGACAACTGGACGGTGGTAACCGGGGATTCCAGGCTATCGGCCCATTTCGAGCACACCGTTGCCATCACCGATGGTGAGCCGGAGATCCTTACCCGGTTGTAA